A region of Bacillus cabrialesii DNA encodes the following proteins:
- the clpE gene encoding ATP-dependent protease ATP-binding subunit ClpE, producing the protein MRCQHCHKNEATIRLNMQINSVHKHMVLCETCYNELTRKPSMSMGPQSFGFPFEQAFQPKDQSAAKQSEKKGLLDELAQNMTNGAKAGLIDPVIGRDQEVSRVIEILNRRNKNNPVLIGEPGVGKTAIAEGLALKIVEGDVPNKLKNKELYLLDVASLVANTGIRGQFEERMKQLITELKERKNVILFIDEIHLLVGAGSAEGSMDAGNILKPALARGELQVIGATTLKEYRQIEKDAALERRFQPVMVQEPSIEQAILILQGIKDKYEAYHGVTFSDEAIKACVTLSSRYIQDRHLPDKAIDLLDEAGSKANLLIDELNDEDAAERLTAIEAEKTKALEEENYELAAKLRDEEIALEKKLNSSAAHADVTVEAEHIQEIVEQKTGIPVGKLQADEQTKMKELEAKLHERVIGQEAAVQKVAKAVRRSRAGLKSKNRPVGSFLFVGPTGVGKTELSKTLADELFGTKDAIIRLDMSEYMEKHAVSKIIGSPPGYVGHEEAGQLTEKVRRNPYSIVLLDEIEKAHPDVQHMFLQIMEDGRLTDSQGRTVSFKDTVIIMTSNAGTGEKQTKVGFQSDDSVIEEQTLIDSLSMFFKPEFLNRFDSIIEFRSLEKEHLVKIVGLLLGELEETLAERGISLSVTDEAKEKIAELGYHPAFGARPLRRTIQEWVEDEMTDLLLDNSEITSFHVTAEDHTIKVQAK; encoded by the coding sequence ATGCGTTGTCAACATTGTCATAAAAACGAGGCGACGATTCGCCTTAACATGCAAATAAATTCCGTTCATAAACATATGGTTCTATGTGAAACTTGCTATAACGAACTGACCCGCAAACCTTCAATGAGCATGGGTCCTCAATCTTTCGGTTTTCCGTTTGAACAGGCATTCCAGCCGAAAGACCAAAGCGCAGCAAAACAAAGCGAGAAAAAAGGGTTGCTTGATGAGCTGGCTCAAAATATGACAAACGGTGCAAAAGCCGGTCTTATTGACCCGGTCATCGGCCGTGATCAAGAAGTGTCGCGCGTGATCGAAATTCTGAACCGCCGCAACAAAAACAATCCGGTTCTCATCGGGGAGCCGGGTGTAGGGAAAACTGCCATCGCCGAAGGACTCGCTTTAAAAATTGTTGAAGGTGATGTTCCAAACAAACTGAAAAACAAAGAGCTTTACTTGCTGGATGTTGCATCACTTGTTGCAAACACAGGGATCAGAGGCCAATTTGAGGAGAGAATGAAACAGCTGATCACTGAGCTGAAAGAACGTAAAAATGTCATTCTGTTCATTGATGAAATACATCTTCTCGTTGGCGCAGGCTCTGCGGAAGGATCTATGGACGCAGGCAACATTCTCAAACCTGCCCTTGCCAGAGGCGAACTGCAAGTCATCGGTGCGACGACGCTGAAAGAATACCGTCAAATCGAAAAAGATGCCGCGCTGGAAAGACGTTTTCAGCCTGTCATGGTGCAGGAGCCTTCCATTGAACAGGCCATCCTCATTCTGCAAGGGATTAAAGACAAATATGAAGCATACCATGGCGTGACATTCAGTGATGAAGCAATCAAAGCATGTGTGACTTTATCATCCCGATACATTCAGGACAGACACCTGCCTGATAAAGCGATTGACTTATTGGATGAAGCAGGTTCAAAAGCCAACCTGTTAATTGATGAGCTGAATGATGAGGATGCGGCTGAACGCTTAACTGCGATAGAAGCTGAAAAAACAAAAGCCCTGGAAGAAGAAAATTATGAACTGGCGGCAAAACTCCGTGATGAGGAAATCGCATTGGAGAAAAAACTGAACAGCTCTGCCGCTCATGCCGATGTCACTGTGGAAGCTGAGCACATTCAGGAAATTGTTGAACAAAAAACAGGCATCCCTGTCGGCAAACTGCAGGCAGATGAACAAACGAAAATGAAAGAGCTTGAAGCAAAACTTCATGAACGCGTAATTGGACAAGAAGCCGCTGTTCAAAAAGTGGCAAAAGCGGTGAGACGAAGCCGTGCAGGATTGAAATCCAAAAACAGACCAGTCGGCTCCTTCCTCTTTGTCGGTCCTACCGGCGTAGGGAAAACAGAGCTTTCTAAAACACTGGCAGATGAATTATTCGGCACGAAAGACGCTATTATCCGCCTCGATATGAGCGAATACATGGAGAAACACGCCGTATCTAAAATCATCGGTTCACCGCCTGGATATGTCGGCCATGAGGAAGCTGGACAATTGACAGAAAAAGTGCGCCGCAATCCATACAGCATCGTGCTGCTGGATGAGATTGAAAAAGCACACCCTGACGTTCAGCATATGTTCCTGCAAATTATGGAGGACGGCCGTCTGACAGACAGCCAAGGCAGAACCGTAAGCTTTAAAGACACTGTGATTATCATGACAAGCAACGCGGGTACCGGCGAAAAACAAACGAAAGTCGGTTTCCAATCAGATGACAGTGTCATCGAAGAACAAACATTGATTGATTCACTGAGCATGTTCTTTAAACCTGAGTTTCTCAACCGTTTTGACAGCATTATTGAGTTCCGCTCACTGGAAAAAGAACACCTGGTCAAAATCGTCGGCCTGCTGCTTGGAGAACTTGAAGAAACATTGGCAGAACGCGGCATCAGCTTGAGTGTGACAGATGAAGCCAAAGAAAAAATCGCTGAGCTGGGCTACCACCCTGCATTCGGCGCACGTCCGCTCAGAAGAACCATCCAAGAATGGGTTGAAGATGAAATGACTGATCTGCTGCTTGACAATAGCGAGATCACAAGTTTTCACGTTACTGCAGAAGACCATACAATCAAAGTGCAAGCAAAATAA
- the queC gene encoding 7-cyano-7-deazaguanine synthase QueC, protein MKKEKAIVVFSGGQDSTTCLLWALKEFEEVETVTFHYNQRHSQEIEVAKSIAEKLGVKNHLLDMSLLNQLAPNALTRNDIEIEVKDGELPSTFVPGRNLVFLSFASILAYQIGARHIITGVCETDFSGYPDCRDEFVKSCNVTVNLAMEKPFVIHTPLMWLNKAETWKLADELGALDFVKNNTLTCYNGIIADGCGECPACHLRSKGYEEYMAMKGERA, encoded by the coding sequence ATGAAAAAAGAAAAAGCAATTGTCGTATTCAGCGGCGGTCAAGACAGCACCACATGCTTGCTGTGGGCTTTAAAGGAATTTGAAGAAGTCGAAACGGTGACTTTTCATTATAACCAGCGTCATTCGCAGGAAATTGAAGTGGCAAAATCTATTGCAGAAAAGCTTGGTGTGAAAAACCATTTGCTTGATATGTCCCTTTTAAATCAGCTTGCGCCGAATGCCCTGACAAGAAACGATATTGAGATAGAAGTAAAAGACGGCGAACTGCCATCTACATTCGTTCCGGGCCGCAACTTGGTTTTCTTATCTTTTGCGTCTATCTTGGCATACCAAATTGGCGCGCGCCACATTATTACAGGAGTTTGTGAGACAGACTTCAGCGGTTATCCTGACTGCCGTGATGAATTTGTGAAATCTTGCAATGTAACGGTAAACCTGGCGATGGAGAAGCCGTTTGTCATTCATACGCCTCTCATGTGGCTCAATAAGGCGGAAACGTGGAAGCTTGCAGATGAGCTTGGCGCGCTTGATTTTGTAAAAAATAACACGCTGACATGCTATAACGGCATCATCGCAGACGGCTGCGGCGAATGTCCGGCATGCCACCTCCGTTCCAAAGGTTATGAAGAATATATGGCGATGAAAGGAGAGCGTGCATAA
- a CDS encoding YkvI family membrane protein, which translates to MEQSKGSASQLAFVYVGTVVGAGFATGREIVEFFLKFGWFGLFGIIVSGGMFTFLGAKLMIISKRINAKSYQEMNIFLFGETAGRIINVFMLFVLLGVTSVMLSGAGALFEEQLGMSAQIGMLITIGLSLIVMTRGVKGIFGVNVFVVPLLIIFSMIVVADSFIFSESRNAAQWVWPHRWDWLLSAFSYGALNLSLAQAVLVPLANEMSSEKVIKKGALIGGTMLTIVLSASFLSLSTLPDVFLYDIPMAQVVYLFARSVHLIYLLIIFGEVFTSVIGNLYGLEKQVQSFLPMKSKYIFAAIMIMAYITSQIGYGKLISTIYPLFGYVSLAFIGALICKKVPRRRSL; encoded by the coding sequence ATGGAACAATCAAAAGGGTCTGCAAGTCAGCTTGCTTTTGTGTATGTCGGCACAGTAGTCGGAGCTGGATTTGCGACTGGCAGGGAAATTGTTGAATTTTTTCTGAAGTTCGGCTGGTTCGGTTTATTCGGTATTATCGTCAGCGGCGGAATGTTTACGTTCCTGGGTGCCAAGCTGATGATCATTTCTAAGCGAATCAATGCCAAGTCATATCAAGAAATGAACATATTTTTGTTTGGGGAGACGGCTGGACGAATTATCAATGTCTTTATGCTGTTTGTTCTCCTTGGAGTAACTTCTGTAATGCTTTCTGGGGCAGGAGCGCTTTTTGAGGAACAGCTGGGGATGTCCGCTCAAATTGGGATGCTGATTACGATCGGATTGAGTTTAATTGTGATGACTAGAGGAGTAAAAGGCATATTTGGTGTCAATGTGTTTGTTGTTCCTCTTTTGATCATCTTTTCTATGATTGTGGTGGCCGACTCTTTTATTTTCAGCGAGTCACGGAACGCTGCTCAGTGGGTCTGGCCGCATCGCTGGGATTGGCTCCTATCGGCATTTTCTTACGGCGCTTTGAATTTATCGCTTGCCCAAGCGGTTTTGGTCCCGCTTGCGAATGAAATGTCATCGGAAAAAGTGATCAAAAAAGGCGCTTTAATCGGAGGCACGATGCTGACGATTGTGCTGTCGGCGAGCTTTCTGTCTTTGTCGACTCTCCCGGATGTATTTTTGTATGACATCCCGATGGCTCAAGTGGTCTATCTCTTTGCGCGATCTGTCCATTTGATTTATTTACTCATTATTTTCGGAGAAGTATTCACATCAGTGATTGGCAATCTATATGGATTGGAAAAACAAGTGCAGAGCTTTCTGCCAATGAAAAGCAAATATATCTTTGCAGCCATTATGATTATGGCTTATATCACGAGCCAAATTGGATACGGCAAGCTGATTTCAACGATTTATCCCTTGTTTGGCTATGTAAGTCTGGCCTTCATCGGCGCCCTGATATGCAAAAAGGTTCCCCGGCGGCGCAGTTTGTAA
- a CDS encoding cell wall hydrolase, giving the protein MTTKFTALAVFLLCFMPAAKIEHTQASLLSTKKTKHEEAKWLTHIDRDRDESFPSLSADKDQKKIKPIKLSAHTEKKEKDEPAKTTDKKETYTQSEKELLSRLVHAEAKGESYKGKVAVASVVLNRTENKGFPDTIRGVIYQENAFEPVANGSINQKPDKESIAAAEEALSSKNRETDAIFFYNPKTASDDWIRSRKIVEKIGRHVFAI; this is encoded by the coding sequence ATGACGACGAAATTCACTGCTCTGGCTGTTTTTCTTCTTTGTTTCATGCCTGCAGCAAAAATTGAACATACACAAGCTTCACTACTGAGCACAAAGAAGACAAAACATGAAGAAGCGAAATGGCTTACACATATAGATAGAGACAGAGATGAATCTTTCCCTTCACTGTCTGCTGATAAGGACCAGAAAAAAATAAAGCCGATTAAGCTATCAGCACACACTGAAAAGAAAGAGAAAGACGAGCCAGCCAAAACAACTGATAAGAAAGAGACATATACACAATCTGAAAAAGAATTGCTGTCCCGTCTCGTTCACGCAGAGGCTAAGGGAGAATCCTATAAAGGCAAGGTAGCTGTAGCAAGCGTTGTGCTGAACAGGACGGAGAATAAAGGTTTTCCTGATACCATTAGAGGGGTTATTTATCAGGAAAACGCCTTTGAGCCGGTCGCAAACGGAAGCATCAATCAAAAGCCTGATAAAGAATCGATTGCTGCTGCCGAAGAAGCGCTGTCATCAAAAAATAGAGAAACAGACGCCATATTCTTTTATAATCCGAAAACAGCGTCAGATGATTGGATTCGATCAAGAAAGATCGTAGAAAAAATCGGCAGGCACGTTTTTGCCATCTAA
- the pfeT gene encoding metal-transporting ATPase PfeT, whose translation MNEQVIVQRDPHEPLQTDQTEKKWLQHAELIAALVSGALILAGWLLSGHQVVSITLYLLAFVIGGFAKAKEGIEETLESKTLNVELLMIFAAIGSALIGYWAEGAILIFIFSLSGALETYTMNKSSRDLTSLMKLEPEEATLMVNGETERVPVADLQAGDMIVIKPGERVAADGVIESGSTSLDESALTGESMPVEKNTGDAVFTGTVNSNGSLTVRVTKANQDSLFRKIIKLVESAQNSVSPAQAFIERFENAYVKGVLIAVGLLLFVPHFALGWSWSETFYRAMVFMVVASPCALVASIMPAALSLISNGARSGMLVKGSVFLEQLGAVQMVAFDKTGTVTKGQPAVETIRIAEGFSETEVLEAVYAIETQSSHPLAQAITTYAESRGVNQSGYISIEETSGFGVTAEVSGAKWKIGKAGFIGGQMAAQFIDQTASDVIQSGHTIVFVKKDDQIAGCIALKDQIRPEAKEVMEELNRLGIKTAMLTGDHEDTAQAIAKEAGMTTVAAECLPDQKVNEIKRLKEEFGTIAMVGDGINDAPALKAADVGIAMGGGTDVALETADMVIMQNDLKKLVNMCRLSRKMNRIIKQNIVFSLAVICLLICANFLQVMELPFGVIGHEGSTILVILNGLRLLK comes from the coding sequence ATGAATGAACAAGTTATCGTTCAACGTGATCCGCACGAGCCATTACAAACAGACCAGACAGAAAAAAAGTGGCTTCAGCATGCGGAGCTTATTGCAGCTCTTGTATCAGGGGCTCTTATTTTAGCAGGCTGGCTCCTATCCGGACATCAAGTAGTATCCATAACACTCTACTTGCTGGCTTTTGTCATCGGCGGATTTGCGAAAGCAAAGGAAGGAATCGAAGAAACACTCGAATCCAAGACGCTGAATGTAGAACTTCTAATGATTTTCGCTGCCATTGGCTCCGCCTTGATCGGATACTGGGCAGAGGGTGCAATTTTAATATTTATTTTTTCCTTAAGCGGCGCTTTAGAAACATATACGATGAATAAAAGCAGCAGAGATTTAACATCTTTAATGAAGCTTGAGCCTGAAGAAGCAACACTGATGGTGAATGGCGAAACCGAAAGAGTTCCGGTTGCGGACCTGCAGGCTGGTGACATGATTGTGATCAAGCCAGGAGAACGCGTAGCGGCAGACGGTGTCATAGAATCGGGCTCAACAAGCCTTGACGAGTCAGCATTAACAGGTGAATCAATGCCTGTAGAAAAAAACACCGGCGACGCTGTATTTACGGGAACTGTGAATAGCAACGGCTCCTTGACCGTCCGTGTCACGAAAGCAAATCAAGATTCGTTATTCAGAAAAATTATCAAACTGGTTGAATCTGCGCAAAACAGTGTGTCACCGGCACAGGCGTTCATCGAACGATTTGAAAATGCTTATGTAAAAGGTGTGCTGATCGCGGTGGGTCTCTTGTTATTCGTGCCGCACTTTGCGCTCGGCTGGAGCTGGAGTGAAACCTTCTACCGCGCAATGGTGTTTATGGTTGTCGCTTCACCTTGTGCGCTTGTCGCCTCTATTATGCCGGCGGCGCTCTCCTTGATTTCAAATGGCGCCCGCAGCGGCATGCTTGTAAAAGGAAGCGTCTTTCTTGAACAGCTTGGCGCTGTGCAAATGGTCGCCTTTGATAAAACGGGCACTGTAACAAAAGGCCAGCCTGCCGTTGAGACGATCAGAATCGCAGAAGGATTCAGTGAAACGGAGGTTCTTGAGGCCGTCTATGCGATCGAAACGCAATCCAGCCATCCGCTCGCTCAAGCGATAACAACGTACGCTGAAAGCCGCGGCGTGAATCAGTCCGGCTACATATCTATAGAAGAAACATCAGGGTTTGGCGTTACGGCAGAAGTGTCAGGCGCGAAATGGAAGATCGGTAAAGCGGGTTTTATTGGCGGGCAAATGGCGGCGCAATTCATAGACCAAACGGCATCAGATGTGATTCAAAGCGGCCATACGATTGTATTTGTGAAAAAGGATGATCAAATAGCAGGCTGTATCGCACTGAAAGATCAAATCAGGCCTGAAGCAAAAGAGGTTATGGAAGAACTAAACCGGCTTGGGATTAAAACGGCCATGCTGACAGGGGATCATGAGGACACGGCTCAAGCGATCGCGAAGGAAGCCGGAATGACAACTGTTGCGGCAGAGTGCCTGCCTGACCAAAAAGTAAATGAAATTAAACGGTTAAAAGAAGAATTCGGAACGATTGCAATGGTCGGTGACGGAATCAATGATGCGCCGGCACTCAAAGCGGCCGATGTCGGCATTGCAATGGGCGGGGGAACAGATGTCGCTCTTGAGACCGCTGATATGGTAATCATGCAAAACGATTTGAAAAAGCTCGTAAACATGTGCCGCTTGTCACGGAAAATGAACAGGATTATCAAACAAAATATCGTGTTTTCTCTAGCTG
- the ykvU gene encoding sporulation protein YkvU translates to MNRFVKGIILLSIAAFFAECLEFVVNMILARELGEHGMGLYMSILPTIFLIIVIASLELPISISKFIAESNPKLHESMLRHAFRMTAVFTAFSTAAASIALPFIPVFDTYHPFIKGIVIGLIPVVAFTSIARGYFMGVQKMGKIAIANVMKKIIQLLCLFLFFQWYSFELDMAVLISLFVLVVSDVVVLVYLYSQFIIARRAISGQQHIHLRGKDVRKRLLAVSIPTTGLRIFHAVVNAIEPFLVKGALLAAGVAGTAAIDQYGMLAGVAVTIGSFPAFIAHSLMVVMIPSISEAYALSQYDIVLKRLKQSIFITFGYGIPAVWIMFQFAGPLTHLFFHSPEAQYYLQLLWPYFLFHLFVMPLQACLIGMGFVKEAFYHNVWSHIVALSMMYVLGSMENLQMLGIILGMNTGMILLTSLHYATICKALRVSVFLTGGNRTPRIEG, encoded by the coding sequence ATGAATCGATTTGTGAAAGGGATCATTCTTTTATCAATTGCCGCCTTTTTCGCTGAATGCCTTGAATTTGTCGTGAATATGATTTTGGCGCGAGAGCTTGGCGAGCACGGGATGGGGCTTTATATGAGTATTTTGCCTACGATTTTTTTAATTATTGTCATCGCAAGCCTGGAACTGCCGATCTCGATTTCTAAATTCATTGCCGAATCAAACCCTAAGCTTCATGAAAGCATGCTGAGGCACGCTTTCAGAATGACGGCCGTTTTTACAGCCTTTTCTACTGCCGCCGCCAGTATTGCGCTTCCTTTTATTCCGGTATTTGATACATACCACCCGTTTATTAAGGGGATTGTCATCGGCTTAATTCCTGTTGTCGCTTTTACTTCAATCGCCAGGGGCTACTTTATGGGTGTGCAGAAAATGGGGAAGATCGCAATCGCCAATGTGATGAAAAAAATCATCCAGCTCTTGTGCTTATTCCTCTTTTTTCAATGGTACTCATTTGAATTGGACATGGCTGTGTTGATTTCCTTGTTTGTCTTAGTCGTAAGTGATGTGGTCGTGCTTGTTTATTTATATTCACAATTTATCATAGCGAGGCGAGCGATATCCGGCCAGCAGCACATTCATTTGCGCGGAAAGGATGTGAGGAAAAGACTGCTTGCCGTTTCCATTCCTACAACAGGACTGCGCATTTTTCATGCGGTTGTCAACGCGATTGAACCCTTTTTAGTAAAAGGAGCGCTTTTGGCAGCGGGCGTTGCCGGGACAGCGGCGATCGATCAATATGGAATGCTGGCCGGAGTGGCTGTGACGATAGGATCGTTTCCCGCTTTTATTGCCCATTCGTTAATGGTCGTCATGATACCGAGTATTTCGGAAGCTTATGCGCTTTCGCAGTATGACATCGTATTAAAAAGGCTGAAGCAGTCGATTTTCATTACGTTTGGTTACGGCATACCGGCTGTCTGGATCATGTTCCAGTTTGCGGGGCCTCTCACTCATCTGTTTTTTCACTCTCCTGAAGCGCAGTATTACTTGCAGCTGTTGTGGCCTTACTTTCTCTTTCACCTGTTTGTCATGCCGCTGCAGGCGTGCTTAATCGGGATGGGGTTTGTAAAAGAGGCTTTTTATCACAATGTGTGGAGCCATATCGTTGCGCTAAGTATGATGTATGTACTGGGGTCAATGGAAAATCTGCAAATGCTCGGGATTATCTTGGGAATGAACACCGGCATGATTTTGCTGACGAGTCTTCACTATGCTACGATCTGCAAAGCGCTGCGGGTATCTGTTTTCCTTACGGGAGGAAACAGAACGCCGCGAATTGAAGGATGA
- the queE gene encoding 7-carboxy-7-deazaguanine synthase QueE, which yields MAKGIPVLEIFGPTIQGEGMVIGQKTMFVRTAGCDYSCSWCDSAFTWDGSAKKDIRWMTAEEILTELKKIGGDAFSHVTISGGNPALLKQLDAFIELLKENNIRAALETQGTVYQDWFTLIDDLTISPKPPSSKMVTNFQKLDHILTSLKENNRQHAVSLKVVIFNDEDLAFAKTVHKRYPEIPFYLQVGNDDVHTTDDQTLITHLLAKYEALVDKVAADAELNLVRVLPQLHTLLWGNKRGV from the coding sequence ATGGCTAAAGGAATCCCTGTATTAGAAATTTTCGGCCCGACGATTCAAGGAGAAGGCATGGTGATCGGACAGAAAACGATGTTCGTCCGGACAGCCGGCTGTGATTATTCCTGCAGCTGGTGTGACTCCGCCTTCACTTGGGACGGGTCTGCTAAAAAAGATATTCGCTGGATGACGGCTGAGGAGATTTTGACAGAGCTTAAGAAAATCGGGGGAGACGCGTTTTCCCACGTGACGATCTCAGGAGGCAACCCGGCCTTGTTAAAACAGCTGGATGCTTTTATCGAGCTGCTGAAGGAAAACAACATCCGTGCAGCGCTGGAAACCCAAGGGACTGTTTATCAGGACTGGTTTACGCTGATCGATGATCTGACAATTTCCCCAAAACCGCCAAGCTCAAAAATGGTGACGAACTTTCAAAAGCTTGATCACATTTTGACTTCACTGAAAGAGAATAACAGACAGCATGCTGTCAGCTTGAAGGTAGTCATTTTTAATGATGAAGATTTGGCGTTTGCCAAAACGGTGCACAAGCGTTATCCGGAAATCCCGTTTTATTTACAAGTCGGTAATGATGACGTGCATACGACAGATGATCAGACATTGATTACGCATTTGCTTGCAAAATATGAAGCGCTTGTTGATAAGGTAGCTGCCGACGCGGAGCTGAATCTGGTCAGAGTGCTTCCGCAGCTGCACACCCTGTTATGGGGCAACAAACGCGGCGTATAA
- the queF gene encoding preQ(1) synthase, which produces MTTRKESELEGVTLLGNQGTNYLFEYAPDVLESFPNKHVNRDYFVKFNCPEFTSLCPKTGQPDFATIYISYIPDEKMVESKSLKLYLFSFRNHGDFHEDCMNIIMNDLIELMDPRYIEVWGKFTPRGGISIDPYTNYGKPGTKYEKMAEYRMMNHDLYPETIDNR; this is translated from the coding sequence ATGACGACAAGAAAAGAATCAGAATTAGAAGGTGTCACACTGCTTGGCAACCAAGGAACAAATTATTTGTTTGAATATGCGCCGGACGTGCTGGAATCCTTCCCGAATAAACATGTAAACCGCGATTACTTTGTAAAATTCAACTGTCCTGAATTTACATCTTTATGCCCGAAAACAGGCCAGCCTGACTTTGCGACGATCTACATCAGCTACATTCCTGATGAAAAAATGGTAGAAAGCAAATCATTAAAGCTGTACCTGTTCAGCTTCAGAAATCATGGCGACTTCCACGAAGACTGCATGAACATTATCATGAACGACTTGATTGAATTAATGGACCCGCGCTACATTGAAGTATGGGGCAAATTCACGCCAAGAGGCGGAATTTCCATTGACCCGTATACAAACTACGGAAAGCCTGGCACGAAGTACGAGAAGATGGCCGAGTACCGTATGATGAATCATGATTTGTATCCGGAGACGATTGATAATCGTTAA
- the stoA gene encoding endospore biogenesis thiol-disulfide oxidoreductase StoA, producing the protein MLMKRLLTVCLLLLGMIAWFPDAAAAEEKQPAAPAVFLMKTIEGEDISIPNKGQKTILHFWTSWCPPCKKELPQFQSFYDAHPSGSVKLVTVNLVNSEQNQQAVEDFIKANKLTFPIVLDSKGELMKEYHIITIPTSFLLNEKGEIEKTKIGPMTAEQLKEWTEE; encoded by the coding sequence ATGTTGATGAAGCGCTTGCTGACTGTATGCCTTTTGTTATTGGGGATGATTGCATGGTTTCCAGATGCGGCAGCCGCTGAGGAAAAACAGCCTGCAGCTCCCGCTGTTTTTCTTATGAAAACGATAGAAGGGGAGGATATCTCGATCCCGAATAAAGGGCAAAAAACCATCCTGCATTTTTGGACGTCATGGTGTCCGCCCTGCAAAAAGGAGCTTCCCCAGTTTCAATCGTTTTATGATGCCCATCCATCCGGCAGCGTAAAGCTGGTAACGGTGAATTTAGTGAACTCGGAGCAAAATCAGCAAGCCGTTGAAGACTTTATTAAAGCAAACAAGCTGACGTTCCCGATTGTTCTTGACTCAAAAGGAGAATTGATGAAGGAGTATCACATCATCACGATCCCGACATCGTTTTTGCTGAATGAAAAGGGAGAAATTGAAAAAACGAAAATTGGCCCGATGACGGCGGAACAACTGAAAGAATGGACGGAAGAATAG
- a CDS encoding YkvS family protein: MKIAKVGNVIEFKNGLTGVVEKVNENSVIVDVTIMDNYRDLELDSLTVVNHKNYKIIKDSY; the protein is encoded by the coding sequence GTGAAAATCGCTAAGGTTGGAAACGTCATTGAATTTAAAAATGGATTGACCGGTGTTGTTGAAAAAGTAAATGAGAATTCCGTTATCGTTGATGTGACGATCATGGATAACTATCGGGATCTTGAGTTAGATTCATTGACAGTTGTTAATCATAAAAATTATAAGATCATCAAAGACTCCTATTAA
- the queD gene encoding 6-carboxytetrahydropterin synthase QueD yields MHKLLSQIYPQAQHPYSFELNKDMHISAAHFIPRESAGACSRVHGHTYTVNITVAGDELDDSGFLVNFSVLKKLVHGNYDHTLLNDHEDFSQDDRYSLPTTEVVAKTIYDNVQAYLDTLENKPSCVQVFVRETPTSYCVYRPKKGGLNG; encoded by the coding sequence GTGCATAAATTGTTATCTCAAATTTATCCGCAGGCCCAGCATCCTTATTCATTTGAACTGAATAAGGACATGCACATTTCGGCTGCTCATTTTATCCCTCGGGAAAGTGCCGGAGCGTGCAGCAGGGTTCATGGACATACGTATACTGTAAATATAACCGTTGCCGGCGATGAACTTGATGACTCCGGCTTCCTTGTTAATTTCAGCGTGCTCAAAAAACTGGTGCACGGAAACTATGATCATACGCTTTTAAATGATCATGAAGATTTTTCTCAGGACGACCGGTATTCGCTGCCGACAACTGAAGTTGTTGCGAAAACGATTTATGACAACGTACAGGCTTATTTAGACACATTGGAGAACAAGCCAAGCTGTGTACAGGTGTTTGTCCGTGAAACACCGACAAGTTATTGTGTCTACCGTCCGAAAAAGGGTGGTTTGAATGGCTAA
- a CDS encoding DUF3219 family protein, with amino-acid sequence MKTLRLNDVTLEIAAYQEESEPKRKISFTLNVTSETYHDIAVLLYEKTFNVEVPERNLAFQGEITNYSTSLTNLYEPGSVSEFYIEITEIDKYADS; translated from the coding sequence GTGAAGACATTGCGATTAAACGATGTAACGTTAGAAATAGCTGCATATCAAGAGGAAAGCGAGCCGAAGCGCAAAATTTCATTTACCCTAAACGTTACGAGTGAGACTTATCATGATATCGCTGTCCTGTTGTATGAAAAAACGTTTAACGTCGAGGTTCCGGAACGAAATCTTGCTTTCCAGGGTGAAATAACAAATTATTCAACGTCATTGACCAACCTGTACGAACCAGGATCTGTAAGCGAGTTTTATATAGAAATAACGGAAATAGACAAATACGCCGATTCTTGA